A region from the Aegilops tauschii subsp. strangulata cultivar AL8/78 chromosome 5, Aet v6.0, whole genome shotgun sequence genome encodes:
- the LOC109743115 gene encoding uncharacterized protein, translated as MPHAAFLRPLIPPPLVPARPLAARCRHLRGVRGSCAPGEGAPGAEWLSSAVGEKVDELLRREENRALLDGVEAAERRVELARAKLADIERQEAAARLATEEVRRLERRRDEIAESQRELLQAREMIDEAQCTLTSSLEDRSFWNTSGGEDIDKDSERLESAKAAAISSIIGVLASLPISSYEVHSLPQLFFRSSVVLISCALFGVTFRYAVRRDLDNIQLKTGAAAAFAVVRGLALLESGRPFELSTDALMSLALDGAVSVVGSIFIFLSSAIALDYCFKMGFLSPFPARKQ; from the exons ATGCCACACGCCGCGTTCCTCCGCCCGCTCATCCCGCCGCCTCTCGTCCCCGCGAGGCCGCTCGCCGCGCGATGCCGCCACCTTCGCGGCGTCCGCGGGAGTTGCGCCCCCGGCGAGGGCGCCCCCGGCGCGGAGTGGCTGAGCTCGGCGGTCGGGGAGAAGGTGGACGAGCTGCTGCGGCGCGAGGAGAACCGGGCGCTGCTGGACGGGGTCGAGGCCGCCGAGCGCCGCGTGGAGCTCGCCCGCGCCAAGCTCGCGGACATCGAGCGCCAGgaggccgccgcccgcctcgccaccgAGGAGGTCCGCCGCCTCGAGAGGCGCCGGGACGAG ATTGCAGAGTCACAGCGGGAATTGCTACAGGCAAGAGAAATGATTGATGAAGCACAGTGTACCTTGACTTCTAGCCTTGAGGATCGAAGCTTTTGGAATACGTCAGGTGGAGAAGATATCGATAAAGATAGTGAGAGGCTTGAATCTGCAAAAGCTGCAGCAATTTCCTCTATAATCGGTGTTCTGGCTAGTTTGCCCATATCTTCCTATGAAGTCCACAGTTTGCCCCAACTGTTTTTTCGATCATCGGTTGTTCTCATAAGTTGTGCATTGTTTGGAGTCACATTCCGGTATGCCGTTAGAAGAGATCTGGATAATATCCAGCTTAAAACAGGAGCTGCTGCCGCATTCGCTGTTGTTAGAG GTCTTGCTTTGTTGGAATCTGGGAGGCCCTTTGAGTTGAGCACTGATGCCTTAATGTCACTTGCTCTTGATGGTGCAGTTAGTGTTGTTGGGAGCATTTTTATATTTCTGTCTTCTGCTATTGCACTGGACTATTGTTTTAAGATGGGATTTTTGAGCCCATTCCCTGCAAGGAAACAATAG